A window of Mangifera indica cultivar Alphonso chromosome 13, CATAS_Mindica_2.1, whole genome shotgun sequence contains these coding sequences:
- the LOC123194126 gene encoding probable ribonuclease P/MRP protein subunit POP5, translated as MVGFKNRYLVMEVFLDPNRELLDGDPIILTQFNVSKAIKENILVNFGECGLASMLGSFQVKYVNHITKVCIIRASREDYQKVWSAITMVRSIGNCPVLFNLLDLSGSIKACKDAALKCETLKYEHYKLVAGTSLSADTAQHMQNCLEKIKILEH; from the coding sequence ATGGTTGGGTTTAAAAATAGGTATTTGGTAATGGAGGTCTTTTTGGACCCAAATAGAGAGCTTCTTGATGGTGATCCCATTATACTTACCCAATTTAATGTGTCAAAAGCAATCAAAGAGAATATTCTTGTCAACTTTGGAGAGTGTGGTTTAGCTTCTATGCTTGGATCATTCCAAGTCAAGTATGTGAATCACATCACGAAAGTTTGTATCATTAGAGCGTCAAGGGAGGATTACCAGAAAGTTTGGTCTGCAATTACTATGGTTAGAAGTATAGGAAACTGCCCGGtactatttaatttattagatcTAAGTGGGAGTATCAAGGCTTGTAAGGATGCCGCCTTGAAGTGTGAGACATTGAAGTATGAACATTACAAGCTTGTAGCAGGAACAAGTCTCTCAGCTGATACTGCTCAGCACATGCAAAATTGTCTTgagaagataaaaattttggaacACTAA